One window of Centropristis striata isolate RG_2023a ecotype Rhode Island chromosome 21, C.striata_1.0, whole genome shotgun sequence genomic DNA carries:
- the LOC131959048 gene encoding NLR family CARD domain-containing protein 3-like isoform X2 gives MNQTELNSTKIQMYSVQQVNETTDRFCLGVLWRLEEPEPSGVSMKSDWSMDGIWREMLEEPEPSCVSMKSDRSMDHPIVFKDGHHSTRRGMLEEPEPSSVSMKSDRSMDHPIVFKEGHHSTRRVDQQSSEVPDGQSAQQRQTDLDSIFMLLEENICTFVKNELKKIQKVLSPDYQESSETQREDEEDEKQMRSSREAFLEITLHFLRTMKQKDLADCLQSRSYSGVCQRNLKYNLQKKFKCVFEGISKAGKQTLLNQIYTELYISEGGTAELNKEHEVRQIETASRKPDRPETTIRQEDIFKAPPGRDDPIRTVLTTGVAGIGKTVLTQKFTLDWAEDKTNQDIHFIFPFTFRELNVLKEKKFSLVELVHHFYPETKAAGIFRFEDFHVVLIFDGLDEFRLPLDFHKTEILTDVTESTSVDVLLINLTRGNLLPSARLWITTRPAAANQIPADCVDMVTEVRGFTDPQKEEYFRKRFRDEEQAGRIISHIKTSRSLHIMCHIPVFCWISATVLDLLKTREGGELPKTLTEMYIHFLVVQSKVKNVKYHGRAETGPHWGPESRKMIESLGKLAFDQLQKGNLIFYDSDLTECDIDITAASVYSGVFTQVFREESGLYQDRVFCFVHLSVQEFLAALHVHLTFIKSGVNLMAEKPTGTSLYQSAVDMALQSPNGHLDLFLRFLLGLSLETNQNLLRGLLTQTVRSSWINQETVQYIKEKISEDLSPERSINLFHCLNELNDRSLVEEIQQFLRSGSLSTDKLSPAQWSALVFILLSSETDLDVFDLKKYSASEEALLRLLPVVKASNKALLSGCNLSERSCEALSSVLSSQSSSLRELDLSNNNLQDSGVERLSAGLNSPHCKLGTLRLSVCNLSERSCGALSSVLSSESSSLRELDLSNNNLQDSGVKRLSPGLESPHCKLGTLSLSGCLVSEDGCASLASILRSNPSHLRVLDLSYNHPGDSGRKLLEDPRCRLDTLRAEPAGVHWMTSGLRKYRCELTVDTNTVSRRIRLSDNNRTLMHVMEDQPYPDHPDRFDYWPQLLCRDGLTGRCYWEVEYRGLVDVSVSYRGIRRRRGDSVDCQFGRNDQSWSLMFSRGVPTVRHNDRETSSPSISQRMHRMLNLHNFPSSGRVGVYVDCPAGILSFYRVSSGSLIHIQTINTTFTEPLYPGFGFMCPTSSVSLCPL, from the exons atgaatcagACAGAACTTAACTCTACCAAGATACAAATGTACAGTGTACAGCAGGTGAATGAAACCACTGACAGGTTTTGTCTCGGTGTGTTGTGGCGGCTGGAAGAACCTGAACCCAGCggtgtgtccatgaagagtgactgGTCTATGGATGGTATATGGAG GGAGATGCTGGAAGaacctgaacccagctgtgtgtccatgaagagtgacagATCTATGGATCATCCTATCGTCTTCAAAGACGGACACCACTCCACTAGAAG GGGGATGCTGGAAGAACCTGAACCCAGCagtgtgtccatgaagagtgacagATCTATGGATCATCCTATCGTCTTCAAAGAGGGACACCACTCCACTAGAAG AGTGGACCAGCAGAGCTCAGAGGTTCCCGATGGTCAGTCTGCCCAGCAGCGTCAGACAGACCTGGACTCCATATTTATG ctgctggaggagaacatCTGCACTTTTGTGAAGAACGAGCTGAAGAAGATCCAGAAGGTTCTGAGTCCAGATTACCAAGAATCCTCTGAGACTCagagggaggatgaggaggatgaaaagcagatgaggagcagcagagaggccTTTCTGGAGATCACACTGCATTTCCTGAGGACAATGAAGCAGAAGGATCTAGCTGACTGTCTGCAGAGCA GAAGTTATTCTGGAGTCTGTCAGCGTAATCTGAAGTATAACCTTCAGAAGAAGTtcaagtgtgtgtttgaggggatcTCTAAAGCAGGAAAGCAGACCCTTCTGAATCAGATCTACACAGAGCTCTACATCTCAGAGGGAGGGACTGCAGAGCTCAATAAGgaacatgaggtcagacagattgaaacagcatccaggaaaccagacagaccagaaacaacaattagacaagaagacatctttaaagcccCACCTGGAAGAGATGACCCAATCAGAACAGTGCTGACAACgggagtggctggcattgggaaaacagtcttaacacagaagttcactctggactgggctgaagacaaaaccaaccagGACATACACTTCatatttccattcactttcagagagctgaatgtgctgaaagagaaaaagttcagCTTGGTGGAACTTGTTCATCACTTCTATCCTGAAACCAAAGCAGCAGGAATCTTCAGGTTTGAAGATTTCCACGTTGTGTTGATCTTTGACGGTCTGGATGAGTTTCGACTTCCTCTGGACTTCCACAAGACTGAGatcctgactgatgtcacagagtccacctcagtggatgtgctgctgaTAAACCTCACCAGGGGGAAtctgcttccctctgctcgcctctggataaccacacgacctgcagcagccaatcagatccctgctgactgtgttgacatggtgacagaggtcagagggttcactgaccctcagaaggaggagtacttcaggaagagattcagagatgaggagcaggccggcagaatcatctcccacatcaagacatcacgaagcctccacatcatgtgccacatcccagtcttctgctggatctctgctacagttctggatctgttgaaaaccagagagggaggagagctgcccaagaccctgactgagatgtacatccacttcctggtgGTTCAGTCCAAAGTGAAGAACGTCAAGTATCACGGAAGAGCTGAGACAGGTCCACACTGGGGTCCAGAGAGCAGGAAGATGATTGAgtctctgggaaaactggcttttgatcagctgcagaaaggaaacctgatcttctatgactcagacctgacagaGTGTGACATCGATATCACAGCAGCctcagtgtactcaggagtgttcacacaggtctttagagaggagagtggactgtaccaggacagggtgttctgctttgtccatctgagtgttcaggagtttctggctgctcttcatgtccatctgaCCTTCATCAAGTCTGGAGTCAATCTGATGGCAGAGAAACCAACAGGGACGAGTCTCTACCAGAGTGCTGTGGACATGGCCTTACAGAGTCCAAATGGacacctggacttgttcctccgcttcctcctgggtctttctcTGGAGACCAATCAGAATCTCCTACGAGGTCTGCTGACACAGACAGTACGTAGCTCATGGATCAATCAGGAAACAGTCCAGTACATCAAGGAGAAGATCAGTGAGGATCTGTCTCcagagagaagcatcaacctgttccactgtctgaatgaactgaatgatcgttctctagtggaggagatccaacagttcctgagatcaggaagtctctccacagataaactgtctcctgctcagtggtcagctctggtcttcatcctactgtcatcagaaacagatctggacgtgtttgacctgaagaaatactctgcttcagaggaggctcttctgaggctgctgccagtggtcaaagcctccaacaaagctct TCTCAGTGGCTGTAACctgtcagagagaagctgtgaagctctgtcctcagtcctcagctcccagtcctccaGTCTGAGAGAGTTagacctgagtaacaacaacctgcaggattcaggagtggaACGGCTGTCTGCTGGACTCAACAGTCCACATTGTAAACTGGGAACTCTCAG GCTGAGTGTCTGTAACctgtcagagagaagctgtggagctctgtcctcagtcctcagctccgagtcctctagtctgagagagctggacctgagtaacaacaacctgcaggattcaggagtgaagagGCTGTCTCCTGGACTGGAGAGTCCACATTGTAAACTGGGAACTCTCAG tCTTTCCGGCTGTCTGGTCTCAGAGGAcggctgtgcttctctggcctccaTTCTGAGATCCAACCCTTCCCACCTGAGAGTCCTGGACCTGAGCTACAACCATCCAGGAGACTCAGGACGGAaactgctggaggatccacgctgcagactggacactctcag GGCGGAGCCTGCTGGAGTCCACTGGATGACATCAGGTCTGAGGAAGT ATCGTTGTGAACTCACAGtcgacacaaacacagtcagcAGGAGGATCAGACTGTCTGACAACAACAGGACGCTGATGCATGTGATGGAGGATCAGCCGTACCCTGATCATCCAGACAGGTTTGACTACTGGCCTCAGCTGCTGTGTAGAGATGGTCTGACtggtcgctgttactgggaggtcgagTATAGAGGACTGGTTGATGTATcagtgagttacagaggaatcagacggaggagaggagacagtgtTGACTGTCAGTTTGGAAGGAATGACCAGTCCTGGAGTCTGATGTTCTCTCGTGGTGTTCCCACTGTCAGGCACAATGATAGAGAAACATCCTCCCCCAGCATCTCCCAAAGAATGCATCGCATGTTAAATCTCCACAATTTCCCCTCCTCTGGTAGAGTAGGagtgtatgtggactgtcctgctggcattctgtccttctacagagtctcctctgGCTCTCTGATCCACATCCAGACCatcaacaccacattcactgaaCCTCTTTATCCTGGCTTTGGGTTTATGTGTCCTActtcctcagtgtctctgtgtcctctgtga
- the LOC131959048 gene encoding NLR family CARD domain-containing protein 3-like isoform X1 codes for MLEELEPSDLSMWSDMCMDPPLFFKDGHHSTRRRKPEEPEPSCVSMKSDRSMDHPIVFKDGHHSTRREMLEEPEPSCVSMKSDRSMDHPIVFKDGHHSTRRGMLEEPEPSSVSMKSDRSMDHPIVFKEGHHSTRRVDQQSSEVPDGQSAQQRQTDLDSIFMLLEENICTFVKNELKKIQKVLSPDYQESSETQREDEEDEKQMRSSREAFLEITLHFLRTMKQKDLADCLQSRSYSGVCQRNLKYNLQKKFKCVFEGISKAGKQTLLNQIYTELYISEGGTAELNKEHEVRQIETASRKPDRPETTIRQEDIFKAPPGRDDPIRTVLTTGVAGIGKTVLTQKFTLDWAEDKTNQDIHFIFPFTFRELNVLKEKKFSLVELVHHFYPETKAAGIFRFEDFHVVLIFDGLDEFRLPLDFHKTEILTDVTESTSVDVLLINLTRGNLLPSARLWITTRPAAANQIPADCVDMVTEVRGFTDPQKEEYFRKRFRDEEQAGRIISHIKTSRSLHIMCHIPVFCWISATVLDLLKTREGGELPKTLTEMYIHFLVVQSKVKNVKYHGRAETGPHWGPESRKMIESLGKLAFDQLQKGNLIFYDSDLTECDIDITAASVYSGVFTQVFREESGLYQDRVFCFVHLSVQEFLAALHVHLTFIKSGVNLMAEKPTGTSLYQSAVDMALQSPNGHLDLFLRFLLGLSLETNQNLLRGLLTQTVRSSWINQETVQYIKEKISEDLSPERSINLFHCLNELNDRSLVEEIQQFLRSGSLSTDKLSPAQWSALVFILLSSETDLDVFDLKKYSASEEALLRLLPVVKASNKALLSGCNLSERSCEALSSVLSSQSSSLRELDLSNNNLQDSGVERLSAGLNSPHCKLGTLRLSVCNLSERSCGALSSVLSSESSSLRELDLSNNNLQDSGVKRLSPGLESPHCKLGTLSLSGCLVSEDGCASLASILRSNPSHLRVLDLSYNHPGDSGRKLLEDPRCRLDTLRAEPAGVHWMTSGLRKYRCELTVDTNTVSRRIRLSDNNRTLMHVMEDQPYPDHPDRFDYWPQLLCRDGLTGRCYWEVEYRGLVDVSVSYRGIRRRRGDSVDCQFGRNDQSWSLMFSRGVPTVRHNDRETSSPSISQRMHRMLNLHNFPSSGRVGVYVDCPAGILSFYRVSSGSLIHIQTINTTFTEPLYPGFGFMCPTSSVSLCPL; via the exons ATGCTGGAAGAACTTGAACCCAGCGATTTGTCCATGTGGAGTGACATGTGTATGGATCCTCCTCTATTCTTCAAAGACGGACACCACTCCACTAGAAG GAGGAAGCCAGAAGaacctgaacccagctgtgtgtccatgaagagtgacagATCTATGGATCATCCTATCGTCTTCAAAGACGGACACCACTCCACTAGAAG GGAGATGCTGGAAGaacctgaacccagctgtgtgtccatgaagagtgacagATCTATGGATCATCCTATCGTCTTCAAAGACGGACACCACTCCACTAGAAG GGGGATGCTGGAAGAACCTGAACCCAGCagtgtgtccatgaagagtgacagATCTATGGATCATCCTATCGTCTTCAAAGAGGGACACCACTCCACTAGAAG AGTGGACCAGCAGAGCTCAGAGGTTCCCGATGGTCAGTCTGCCCAGCAGCGTCAGACAGACCTGGACTCCATATTTATG ctgctggaggagaacatCTGCACTTTTGTGAAGAACGAGCTGAAGAAGATCCAGAAGGTTCTGAGTCCAGATTACCAAGAATCCTCTGAGACTCagagggaggatgaggaggatgaaaagcagatgaggagcagcagagaggccTTTCTGGAGATCACACTGCATTTCCTGAGGACAATGAAGCAGAAGGATCTAGCTGACTGTCTGCAGAGCA GAAGTTATTCTGGAGTCTGTCAGCGTAATCTGAAGTATAACCTTCAGAAGAAGTtcaagtgtgtgtttgaggggatcTCTAAAGCAGGAAAGCAGACCCTTCTGAATCAGATCTACACAGAGCTCTACATCTCAGAGGGAGGGACTGCAGAGCTCAATAAGgaacatgaggtcagacagattgaaacagcatccaggaaaccagacagaccagaaacaacaattagacaagaagacatctttaaagcccCACCTGGAAGAGATGACCCAATCAGAACAGTGCTGACAACgggagtggctggcattgggaaaacagtcttaacacagaagttcactctggactgggctgaagacaaaaccaaccagGACATACACTTCatatttccattcactttcagagagctgaatgtgctgaaagagaaaaagttcagCTTGGTGGAACTTGTTCATCACTTCTATCCTGAAACCAAAGCAGCAGGAATCTTCAGGTTTGAAGATTTCCACGTTGTGTTGATCTTTGACGGTCTGGATGAGTTTCGACTTCCTCTGGACTTCCACAAGACTGAGatcctgactgatgtcacagagtccacctcagtggatgtgctgctgaTAAACCTCACCAGGGGGAAtctgcttccctctgctcgcctctggataaccacacgacctgcagcagccaatcagatccctgctgactgtgttgacatggtgacagaggtcagagggttcactgaccctcagaaggaggagtacttcaggaagagattcagagatgaggagcaggccggcagaatcatctcccacatcaagacatcacgaagcctccacatcatgtgccacatcccagtcttctgctggatctctgctacagttctggatctgttgaaaaccagagagggaggagagctgcccaagaccctgactgagatgtacatccacttcctggtgGTTCAGTCCAAAGTGAAGAACGTCAAGTATCACGGAAGAGCTGAGACAGGTCCACACTGGGGTCCAGAGAGCAGGAAGATGATTGAgtctctgggaaaactggcttttgatcagctgcagaaaggaaacctgatcttctatgactcagacctgacagaGTGTGACATCGATATCACAGCAGCctcagtgtactcaggagtgttcacacaggtctttagagaggagagtggactgtaccaggacagggtgttctgctttgtccatctgagtgttcaggagtttctggctgctcttcatgtccatctgaCCTTCATCAAGTCTGGAGTCAATCTGATGGCAGAGAAACCAACAGGGACGAGTCTCTACCAGAGTGCTGTGGACATGGCCTTACAGAGTCCAAATGGacacctggacttgttcctccgcttcctcctgggtctttctcTGGAGACCAATCAGAATCTCCTACGAGGTCTGCTGACACAGACAGTACGTAGCTCATGGATCAATCAGGAAACAGTCCAGTACATCAAGGAGAAGATCAGTGAGGATCTGTCTCcagagagaagcatcaacctgttccactgtctgaatgaactgaatgatcgttctctagtggaggagatccaacagttcctgagatcaggaagtctctccacagataaactgtctcctgctcagtggtcagctctggtcttcatcctactgtcatcagaaacagatctggacgtgtttgacctgaagaaatactctgcttcagaggaggctcttctgaggctgctgccagtggtcaaagcctccaacaaagctct TCTCAGTGGCTGTAACctgtcagagagaagctgtgaagctctgtcctcagtcctcagctcccagtcctccaGTCTGAGAGAGTTagacctgagtaacaacaacctgcaggattcaggagtggaACGGCTGTCTGCTGGACTCAACAGTCCACATTGTAAACTGGGAACTCTCAG GCTGAGTGTCTGTAACctgtcagagagaagctgtggagctctgtcctcagtcctcagctccgagtcctctagtctgagagagctggacctgagtaacaacaacctgcaggattcaggagtgaagagGCTGTCTCCTGGACTGGAGAGTCCACATTGTAAACTGGGAACTCTCAG tCTTTCCGGCTGTCTGGTCTCAGAGGAcggctgtgcttctctggcctccaTTCTGAGATCCAACCCTTCCCACCTGAGAGTCCTGGACCTGAGCTACAACCATCCAGGAGACTCAGGACGGAaactgctggaggatccacgctgcagactggacactctcag GGCGGAGCCTGCTGGAGTCCACTGGATGACATCAGGTCTGAGGAAGT ATCGTTGTGAACTCACAGtcgacacaaacacagtcagcAGGAGGATCAGACTGTCTGACAACAACAGGACGCTGATGCATGTGATGGAGGATCAGCCGTACCCTGATCATCCAGACAGGTTTGACTACTGGCCTCAGCTGCTGTGTAGAGATGGTCTGACtggtcgctgttactgggaggtcgagTATAGAGGACTGGTTGATGTATcagtgagttacagaggaatcagacggaggagaggagacagtgtTGACTGTCAGTTTGGAAGGAATGACCAGTCCTGGAGTCTGATGTTCTCTCGTGGTGTTCCCACTGTCAGGCACAATGATAGAGAAACATCCTCCCCCAGCATCTCCCAAAGAATGCATCGCATGTTAAATCTCCACAATTTCCCCTCCTCTGGTAGAGTAGGagtgtatgtggactgtcctgctggcattctgtccttctacagagtctcctctgGCTCTCTGATCCACATCCAGACCatcaacaccacattcactgaaCCTCTTTATCCTGGCTTTGGGTTTATGTGTCCTActtcctcagtgtctctgtgtcctctgtga
- the LOC131959899 gene encoding NLR family CARD domain-containing protein 3-like — protein sequence MDAQQEQNLSCVSIRRMLEEPEPSGVSMKSDGSMDHPYNFKDGHHSTRRRMLEEPEPSGVSMKSDGSMDHPYNFKDGHHSTRRRMLEEPEPSCVSMKSDGSMDHPCTFKDGRVDQQSSEVPGGQSAQQHQTDLDSIFLLLEENICTFVKNELKKIQKVLSPDYQESSETQREDEEDEEQMRSSREAFLKVTLHFLRKMEQKDLADCLQSRINAGVCQRNLKSNLQKKFKCVFEGISIAGNPTLLNQIYTELYISEGWTAEVNDEHEVRQIETASRKPDRPETTIRQEDIFKASPGRDEPIRTVLTKGVAGIGKTVLTQKFTLDWAEDKTNQDIHFIFPFTFRELNVLKEKKFSLVELVHHFYPETKEAGICRFAEFHVVFIFDGLDECRLPLDFHNTEILTDVTESTSVDVLLTNLIRGKLLPSARLWITTRPAAANQIPADCVDMVTEVRGFTDPQKEEYFRKRFREEEQAGRIISHIKKSRSIHIMCHIPVFCWISATVLDLLKTREGGELPKTLTEMYIHFLVVQSKVKNIKYDGRAETDPHWGPESRKMIESLGKLAFDQLQKGNLIFYDSDLTECGFDITAASVYSGVFTQLFREERGLYQDRVFCFIHLSVQEFLAALHVHLTFIKSGVNLMEEEQSTSWWSEVFGGRSTRLYQSAVDKALQSPNGHLDLFLRFLLGLSLETNQNLLRGLLTQTGSSSQTNQETVKYIKKKISEDLSPERSINLFHCLSELNDRSLFTD from the exons ATGGACGCTCAACAGG AGCAGAATTTATCTTGTGTTTCTATCAGGAGGATGCTGGAAGAACCTGAACCCAGCggtgtgtccatgaagagtgacgGATCTATGGATCATCCTTATAACTTCAAAGACGGACACCACTCCACTAGAAG GAGGATGCTGGAAGAACCTGAACCCAGCggtgtgtccatgaagagtgacgGATCTATGGATCATCCTTATAACTTCAAAGACGGACACCACTCCACTAGAAG GAGGATGCTGGAAGaacctgaacccagctgtgtgtccatgaagagtgacgGATCTATGGATCATCCTTGTACCTTCAAAGATGGAAG AGTGGACCAGCAGAGCTCAGAGGTTCCCGGTGGTCAGTCTGCCCAGCAGCATCAGACCGACCTGGACTCCATATTTCTG ctgctggaggagaacatCTGCACTTTTGTGAAGAACGAGCTGAAGAAGATCCAGAAGGTTCTGAGTCCAGATTACCAAGAATCCTCTGAGACTCagagggaggatgaggaggatgaagagcagatgaggagcagcagagaggccTTTCTGAAGGTTACACTGCATTTCCTGAGGAAAATGGAGCAGAAGGATCTGGCTGACTGTCTGCAGAGCA GAATTAATGCTGGAGTCTGTCAGCGTAATCTGAAGTCTAACCTTCAGAAGAAGTtcaagtgtgtgtttgaggggatcTCTATAGCAGGAAACCCAACCCTTCTGAATCAGATCTACACAGAGCTCTACATCTCAGAGGGATGGACTGCAGAGGTCAATGAtgaacatgaggtcagacagattgaaacagcatccaggaaaccagacagaccagaaacaacaatcagacaagaagacatctttaaagcctcacctggaagagatgaaccaatcagaaccgtgctgacaaagggagtggctggcattgggaaaacagtcttaacacagaagttcactctggactgggctgaagacaaaaccaaccaggacatccacttcatatttccattcactttcagagagctgaatgtgctgaaagagaaaaagttcagcttggtggaacttgttcatcacttctatcctgaaaccaaagaagcaggaatctgcaggtttgCAGAGTTCCACGTTGTGTTCATCTTTGACGGTCTGGATGAGTGTCGACTTCCtctggacttccacaacactgagatcctgactgatgtcacagagtccacctcagtggatgtgctgctgacaaacctcatcagggggaaactgcttccctctgctcgcctctggataaccacacgacctgcagcagccaatcagatccctgctgactgtgttgacatggtgacagaggtcagagggttcactgaccctcagaaggaggagtacttcaggaagagattcagagaAGAGGAGCAGGCCGGCAGAATCATCTCCCACATCAAGAAATCACGAAGCAtccacatcatgtgccacatcccagtcttctgctggatctctgctacagttctggatctgttgaaaaccagagagggaggagagctgcccaagaccctgactgagatgtacatccacttcctggtgGTTCAGTCCAAAGTGAAGAACATCAAGTATGATGGACGAGCTGAGACAGATCCACACTGGGGTCCAGAGAGCAGGAAGATGATTGAgtctctgggaaaactggcttttgatcagctgcagaaaggaaacctgatcttctatgactcagacctgacagaGTGTGGCTTCGATATCACAGCAGCgtcagtgtactcaggagtgttcacacagctctttagagaggagagaggactgtaccaggacagggtgttctgcttcatccatctgagtgttcaggagtttctggctgctcttcatgtTCATCTGACCTTCATCAAGTCTGGAGTCAATCTGATGGAAGAAGAACAATCAACCTCCTGGTGGTCTGAGGTGTTCGGGGGCAGATCAACACGTCTCTACCAGAGTGCTGTGGACAAGGCCTTACAGAGTCCAAATGGacacctggacttgttcctccgcttcctcctgggtctttctcTGGAGACCAATCAGAATCTCCTACGAGGtctgctgacacagacaggaagtagctcaCAGACCAATCAGGAAACAGTCAAGtacatcaagaagaagatcAGTGAGGATCTGTCTCcagagagaagcatcaacctgttccactgtctgaGTGAACTGAATGATCGCTCTCTCTTCACTGATTAG